A stretch of DNA from Polyodon spathula isolate WHYD16114869_AA chromosome 4, ASM1765450v1, whole genome shotgun sequence:
GTTTTAGTCAATTTGCGTTGCTTTTTAGTGTGATAAGgggatttacccaccctttatAACAGTACCATGTTTTGGCTGCTCTAGTGTGATATGAGCGTGCCACTACAGTCTCACGACAACGGAGAGAGAACTGGAAGCTGATAAAGAGCATGTAAACCAAGCATGTAAACAGAAAAGGTCCCTAACCAGGCAGCATCGCTATAGTATAAAATAGGTTAGACAGTTTTAAGCACTATTCATGAGTAACTCAAGACACATTGGGCCCAGATTATCAGCGTGCAAATTGCCCATGTCATATATTTAATATGGGGTGCGCAATTTGCCTGCAACCTACCCATTATCCTCAATTGCCGTTTGAGGTTGTCCATTGTTAAGTTTTCTTATTTTGATTCCATTCACTCCCATTATTTTGCGCTGAAATAATTTGACTATTGGGCTGATTTGTAGGTGAACCGTAAAAGAGAACTCCTTGTTCAAAGAAGTTGATGttagtttctgttctgaatactaTATATTACGACGAGTAATAACATTTTGCTTGATTGTGGTAGGTTTTATTTAGCAGTGTATATTCTCTTTTACCAGCTCATAACACACTATACCATTTACAGCACTTTGGCTGAGTACAAccatgtaattttaaaatgtttcaatgcTTTTGTGCTCAGAGCCAGACTAAGAAACTCTGGGAACCTGCAATTGATTCAACAGAGGCTATTATGATAGTTGAACTGGaaagcaatttaaattaaaatgcttttgtgATTCCAACAGTTAATGATCTTTATTAACATCAACAAGGAGTGTATTTTAAACCTGAATGATAATATGTAGTGACACAACAATAAATGGTTAAGTATGGAGAATTAAATATGAAAACTAGGAACAAGACCTGGACTATCCTTaccttattatatataatatttataaattccttatttttaaaaatgcatataagGGAGCATGACTGTAACGCatgaatatagatttttttttacaaactggatcatctttttaaaaatatctgtaaTGAGTAAGTGATTATCTAAGTCAAAATCATCATTAATGCTACAACAGTTTTAATGTGATTTTGATGGAGTCTGGGACGACAATCTCCATAGACAATAATAGCctttacaaagaaaatatgtttgtaattattgtaaaacCTAAAATAGAACAATAGAACAGTTGTAATACATATTCCAATTTTCATCAAGTAGCCTCAGCTGTGCTGTAGTAACTTTTACTATACTAAGTACATTGGCTCACAATTCCTCATGCATGATCTTGGCTGGGGATGCATGATGTTTGCTTTGGCCTTTGCTATCTTATTGTCCAGTGGACATTCTCCAGGCTGGGCCTTTACCATAGTTCAGTTGCTTGGTAACATTTATTGCTTTGGTACTACAGGTGGGACATCTAAGCAGACATCTGGGTAAGTGGGTTTTAGCAGTGTGGTAGTAAGCAGTCTGTGCCCAAGAACAGAAGGGCATATTCAAATCAAGAGTGAGGAGCTTTGAGTTCCTTAACCAAAGCAAGCATATTTTTATTGacataaaaacacttttattacATGTTAAACCCCAAGCAaggctgtcatacaaaataatgctTTTGCCTTTTGTGGTCAAGTAATTTACGTTGTTGCTGAACAAATGTTCCATTGTCCATTAAAACCACAGTTGACgcagaaacaataacaatgtttatAGAATATACACCATTGGAATACCGACAGCCTGGGGATACCTGAACTGTTacaatcttttctttttgttttggaagCACTGAGATTACCGTAAATTCACAGTAATGTAATACTACGTTTGCccaaaaatcaattaaaacctTGTTTGGCCCAAATACTGGATAATCTGTTTTGATTTCTGTACAGACGAGTTAAAGAAGAAACTACCTGTTATGGTTTGGATTCCTGAAGGGCCATTTGCATTAGTGGTCAGCCACACCCTTATAACAGTAATTTTAAAGTTTCCCCATCAGTATataaccatacctctctgggatttaTAATGCTGACTTatgttttatcatgctttcactattctTTTTTTACACTTTGGTATGTTTTTCCTATGTAACTTTTGTACGGACAGCATTTCCTTATTGTGCTATGGAAATTAACTGCTGCACTAAGAAGATTATATTATTGTAAATGTCAATTATTGACTGACAGCTCCTGGTTTACTGATATATATCTACTGTACGGAATATGAACAGATTAAAAATCTGAACGTGTTTTGAAAAATTGCTTATAATGTACAAAGCAGATTCAAAATGATCCTTCCATAGGTACCAGTGGTTAATGGCAAAGGTGcgcaaccaaacttttatcacgGGCAGcatatccagaaaactagtttaacctCATGTGTATAGCGGGCCGCACATTGCTAAAGAATAATCTAAATTTAACCCTTAGCTGCAGCATACATGGCATATACATATAGGCAATTTCCCTTAGAATTAGTTCGATTTCGTACTGCACGATACACATCACACATcacaccagaaataaacaaaacaattaaaaactaagTATTAgcattgtactgttatcatatacacacgcattgcacaacaacacaaagcaaattaaatatctacttgctgacgGGTTGTTCATTTGTagcagatgggcagcaatgtagCAAAAGGTACAGGGCAGTGAATTCACCTctctagcaacaagcctcctatattgggaatgggttctttcaatgcagtgggtttgtgcatttgagaaaggagaggaagacttgtgAAATTAGTTGAAGACAAGCTGATGcaaagcaattaccctccacagtacgaattaaaatggtgtgctgctttttatgcgaACAATTAGAAAAAGTAAGccaacaaagttttaaaaaaatatttactatatattcataagtgaaatggaattaatacactgggcTGCAGTTAGACGATAAACGAGCTGTGGGTTGCGTGTCCCTGGTTTATGGGATCAGCACAAGGTTTCGGGGATCCTGATCTGATAACCTATTTTGGAGAGTCTGCAGGAAGAACTAGAACCAGCATGAATGCTCCCCCCCCCCAAGTGAATAATGAGTTTTTCCTGTAAACAACAAGACTATTATGCTGTACATTATTTACCAAATAATGAGAGTGGTAATGcagctttttgttttgcttgtggtAAACCATCATCAAAAACAGCTGTTATTGTTGAAAAATATCTCTAAAGACCTGTCTGAATGGAAACAGAGACTGAACAACTCTGTCTCTAGTacatattcatttttgtatttttaagtgtCAGTCTTAAAATAGATAATAgatgctgccctctagtggagcTTATCCTAAGTAGAAGATCTACAcatttggtttcacagaccctgattaggtCTAGTGTTGGACAGCAttaggtagtccaggattagtgcacagtgagtcagtcagtggcaaaaGTGGGATTTCAACAGGCAACCTTCTGGtcacaagccctggactttaaccactggaccacactgcctacaAATTATTAGGATttattcttgtttctttttttttttaaactatagaaATTCTTGCACATACACAGTAATTTCTTACTTGCATATCCTTTCTGGATCCGATAACATAGGAAGAGAATGGATTGTAGCTAACCATGCTGTACTTTGGAAACCGATAGCAACACCACAGACCTGTAAGCAAAAACATGACACCGATGGCATTGTAAAATAACCGGTACTTTAATTTCTGTGCCATGTGTTTTAGTCCACACTGTATTTTATGAAACCAGGGTTGTTTTTAGTATGGGGTTGTGAGAATATCCAAGACCAAGCAAACCAGTATACAAGCTAATGGCTTACTGGACTAACTTTGTTCACACAAACTCCATGACAAAAATCCTGAAGAAACTGGATAGTCCTGTGTTGCCATCTAGCCTGTTTAAAGGATGTGATTGAAAAGAAAGAACTGGGCCAAACAcagttttatagtattttttttttttttttttattttagaacaatttattttacaaagaaagAGAATAGCCACTTTGCAACTGAAGTACATCCGGAGCATGCATGTTTGTTGTTTACATTACTACATAGCTGCTCAGTTATAAACATACTAGATTAGGTACATGGTACCAAAATAATGAAATCCCTGAACAGGTTGCGATACCTTGTATTGGCTAGTATTTGGTCTCAGAGAAAGTTAGTCCACATAGACAAAATGTAACTGGCCATGGTGTGTAAGGGGTCATCCAAAATTATCATCAATTACTGCAAGCGTACATAGCATGCTCTTTTTTAAGCCCCACCCAAAAAAGtgtaaatgaaaatgcaattACTCACTGTAGAGAAAGTGAAAATAGACACTTTTGACAGGTTTACTGTATTCTATGTTGTACACAAACGTGGGGATGTTTTTCTCTGTGTCATGCAACAGGATCATAATCTGTAATTTAATTGGCACAAGGATTTCCAAAGTGGAAAAACACTATCAGAAAATGTCAATAATTTTGGATGGCCCCTAAACCATATTGTATTATGCAGCATAAATATCTGTTTCTTTTATTCCACAAATATCTCAGATTaatgtttcttgttttaatttgctCCTGCATTTATAGGATTCGGCTTTCAAATAGTGGATTGAAGAgtacatataatttttttgtttttttattgaacgAGATACTTCTATAACCCTTCAGGTTTAGTTAATACTTCTGTTACTCGCAACATAAATGggtgacacaaaaaaaaatgtagcatgcACTTTTACACAAATGGGATGTGactgattcatttgttttttgtgtaagacatattttgacaacaaaaaaagctttcagCACATTTAGTACAATGCTTAACTGTTTTTAGATAGCATAACAACAAATCTTCATAAAAACCTGTGAATGATTTTAACCATTCAGAATGCCAAAGAAATGGAATAGTTAGACATCATgagatatctttatatatatataattgtcttCTTAAGGAATAACCTATTTGAACAAAAGCGTGTCAACGCAAACATCTCACACACAGTTTGTCAGGTTTGTCCTGTCTTCAAACTGTTTATCTACTGCCAGGGGCAGAGCTTCAAGAAACTTTTCCAGTGTAACTGTTGGGGCCTAAGGAcataaaacagcaacattagAACAAAAATGACATGACTAACATACCTATTTGAtcccaaaacattattttaaacaatgcaagctGTAATTCAACTGCAAACCAAACAGATGTATTtccactgacagcaaacactattcacttttttttttttttttttttttactttattagcTATGCTAAActtcaataaataaattgaacataAAGGACAGCAAGGAGGATTAAACATAGAGATTAGGGATCTCATATAACCAACCtgattaaagaaaatgtttgatCAATTTTCTAATTGTAATTGGAACATATGTTTATTTCTGACCCTTAAATCTCAGGTTGTCCATGATTTCCATTAGTCCACCATTTCCATTAGTCCACAGCTGAGctacacaaaaaaacacagagagtACATGGATATAAAGAGCATGAGCTGAAAAAGGAAGCTTCCTCAGCGCTCTGCCACTTAACCCTTTACTTTtcctacaaaacaaatacaaaaaaaaaaaaaaaaaaaaaatattcacattcCCAATTGTCGAATTGGTTAGTGTCTTGCTTTAGTGGTAAAGACCATTTAAGAAAGTCATCACACTAACATTTGCGCCTGCAAAcactgttactaaaaaaaaatacaaatcaaatgaaAGGATGAAAAACAAATTTGAAGGAAGACAAGAACACACCTGCTGTTTCATTTCTGAAAAAGCTCTGGTTTCTATTTAAAGAATCAGGTGGAAGACTGTGTTGCTTTACATCTGTAAACTGTTACCATCTTTGTCATCGATTATGTGTGGTAACCACTGAagaaaatgtacttatttaaaaagGTACAGTGCCCGGCAACAAGTAAAACATGACAGAAACTTATGAAGATAGGACAAGTAGTTTTCCATACTGTGTTGCTTTAGCCTGCAACTACACTTAAACCACTGCCTTGTAGTGAGTTTTTGCACAGAACTCCATGACGTAGTGACTTTTTGGATTGTGGAACAGGGTCCAGAAGCTCTCCATTGCAGGCTACACAAGCACACAGAGCAGGTACATATGGTTATCCATACAGTAACGTTATGAACCAGTCATTGATGGAATATCTGACAAATGAAACCCAATGCCAGTAACAAAGCAACCATTATTATTGGTGCCAAATAGTTTCATAATAGTATTTGCAGTACCTCAGAACTCATACCGACATATGATTATTGAGTGACAATGGGCCTGAAATTCAATTGCCAACATAGACTGATGCCACTATACAGACTAAATGCTCTCTCTGCAGTTCATTTAGAATTATCAGGACACAACTGCCTCCTTTGCTTCTGAAAACGTTCATATACACTTAttaacaactgttttcaaaatcaatACTGACATATAATTGGAATAAAGTCCTTTGCCTTCCAATGATGTGTATAATTTACCTCAGGCAGCATAAAGCACCTCGCTACAGGTTGGTTCTTTGTTTTCGTAATCTCATTCTACATATAGCTTGATGTATCATTAAAGAATGTAAACCGAGGATCACTTACTGTGCAATTCTACTGAGGAGGAGACTGACCTCTGATACTTTGCTCTCCAAGAAGGCAAGCATCTGCAGCTCTCAGTGTCAGCAgctgttgtctttaaaaaaaatggttagtAGTTATTTCATGTGCATACACTAAAAGCTGATAACCATtagatgataaaaaaaatgcaattattttatatACCAGTCCTACATATTCCTATCCAACAAGGAACATATTAAAACATAAGACCTAAGTAAATTGgaaacattttgtaaacaaaaaaaagtcttctgattttgaatacagtataaacagtggCTCACAGCATTGTTcccattacagaaaaaaaagatatatattgtgCTGTAGTTCAATTCAATGACACTGTTCTAATATTTTGGTTTTCTGAAGGCCATGTCATGTTGCAAGTCTTACCTTCATTAGCTCATTCAGGCAGGAGAGGTATATCTTAAAGATTACTGAAGGAGATGGTGGGCCAATATTTTGCTTAATATCAGCTCTGTCTACGAAAGCCAAATCGATTTTCTCTGTGACGTTTGATGTTGTCAATATTACAACATTAGGATTCCTGGGCAATTGAGACACAATAATATGGAGTAAAACTTATATTTCATAatcatatattattttcatgttgAAGCTTGTCCTGTTCTCATGATTCCTAGCCTTACATTAGAACAGGATAACATGAACAAGAAACCAGATGAGATCCCAAATAATAAATGGTTTTCAAAAAGAAATCC
This window harbors:
- the LOC121314866 gene encoding pachytene checkpoint protein 2 homolog isoform X2; the protein is MLFSNRSVDSNLIAWNRVVLLHGPPGTGKTSLCEGLPQKLAIRLSQRNPNVVILTTSNVTEKIDLAFVDRADIKQNIGPPSPSVIFKIYLSCLNELMKTTAADTESCRCLPSWRAKYQRSVSSSVELHTQLWTNGNGGLMEIMDNLRFKGPNSYTGKVS
- the LOC121314866 gene encoding pachytene checkpoint protein 2 homolog isoform X1, with the translated sequence MLFSNRSVDSNLIAWNRVVLLHGPPGTGKTSLCEGLPQKLAIRLSQRNPNVVILTTSNVTEKIDLAFVDRADIKQNIGPPSPSVIFKIYLSCLNELMKTTAADTESCRCLPSWRAKYQRSVSSSVELHTCNGELLDPVPQSKKSLRHGVLCKNSLQGSGLSVVAG